A genomic window from Natronorubrum aibiense includes:
- a CDS encoding thiolase family protein codes for MTDSTTPVVAGVSQLPNGTYDIPERDLALEVILDALDDASLSPADLDGLYMSAPRAWTPQKFFSTYLNHQLGLDIDRAMEIATGGTSGGHAFHSAVSAVRSGTIDTAVVFAIERNSLIETTGPYFEYVLRIFDVEFQSPIGLSVPGVYAQSLQRYAHEHDVAYEDVAEIVVKNRENAYEDPNTLFDEPVTREDVLESRPIADPITLLECPAPCDGGAAVVVTSADVAAAASEPVEVAGIGSHHAQSHLLMNHDAPVTELPAVGNAARKASEQATQPIDEIDVFEPYAPFPHIEAIITEELGLADRGEGVDACLEGKTAPDGEFPISPSGGCLGRGHPPLVTPLLNHVEAVRQLRGTASTQIPDANSVMTTSEHGHVNGATATIFRTEA; via the coding sequence ATGACGGATTCGACCACACCAGTAGTCGCGGGAGTCAGCCAACTCCCGAACGGGACGTACGACATCCCGGAACGTGATCTCGCACTCGAGGTGATTCTCGACGCGCTGGACGACGCCTCGCTGTCGCCGGCGGATCTCGACGGGCTGTACATGTCCGCTCCGAGAGCGTGGACGCCGCAGAAGTTCTTCTCAACGTATCTCAACCACCAGTTGGGACTCGACATCGATCGGGCGATGGAGATCGCAACCGGGGGCACCAGTGGGGGACACGCGTTCCACTCAGCCGTATCGGCCGTCCGAAGCGGTACGATCGACACCGCCGTCGTGTTCGCGATCGAGCGTAACTCGCTGATCGAGACGACCGGCCCGTACTTCGAGTACGTGCTGCGGATCTTCGACGTGGAGTTTCAGTCCCCCATCGGGCTGTCGGTGCCCGGCGTCTACGCACAGAGCCTCCAGCGATACGCGCACGAACACGACGTCGCGTACGAAGACGTCGCCGAGATCGTCGTCAAGAACCGCGAGAACGCCTACGAGGACCCGAACACGCTGTTCGACGAGCCCGTAACACGCGAGGACGTCCTCGAGTCGCGACCGATCGCCGACCCGATCACGCTGCTCGAGTGTCCAGCGCCGTGTGACGGGGGCGCGGCGGTGGTCGTGACCAGTGCCGACGTCGCAGCAGCTGCGAGCGAGCCGGTCGAAGTCGCCGGGATCGGCTCTCATCACGCCCAGAGTCACCTGCTGATGAACCACGACGCGCCCGTGACCGAACTCCCAGCGGTCGGCAACGCGGCTCGAAAGGCAAGCGAGCAGGCGACACAGCCGATCGACGAGATCGACGTGTTCGAGCCGTACGCGCCGTTCCCGCACATCGAGGCGATCATCACCGAGGAACTCGGCCTCGCCGACCGCGGCGAGGGCGTCGACGCCTGCCTCGAGGGCAAAACCGCGCCGGACGGCGAGTTCCCGATCAGTCCGTCCGGCGGCTGTCTGGGTCGTGGCCATCCGCCGCTCGTGACGCCGCTGCTCAACCACGTCGAGGCGGTTCGCCAGCTTCGCGGGACCGCCTCGACACAGATCCCCGACGCGAACAGCGTCATGACGACATCCGAGCACGGCCACGTCAACGGCGCAACGGCGACGATCTTTCGCACGGAGGCCTAA
- a CDS encoding Zn-ribbon domain-containing OB-fold protein, translating into MPETPYTDPFWAALADGDFLIHRCEECQSTYFPPGPVCPHCQSTAVEWEASTGAGTLFSFTRQHATAPGFDDQLLVGVVDLDDGPRVLAAIDGSFDDLEIGDRMQLEPTEYDQKFDRERLEDAPFFVAVPR; encoded by the coding sequence ATGCCGGAAACACCCTACACCGACCCGTTCTGGGCGGCACTGGCCGACGGCGACTTCCTCATCCACCGCTGTGAAGAGTGTCAGTCGACGTACTTCCCACCAGGGCCGGTCTGTCCACACTGTCAGTCGACGGCCGTCGAGTGGGAGGCGTCCACGGGAGCCGGAACGCTGTTCTCGTTCACTCGACAGCATGCTACAGCACCCGGATTCGACGACCAGCTCCTCGTCGGTGTGGTCGACCTCGACGACGGCCCGCGCGTGCTGGCCGCCATCGACGGCTCGTTCGACGACCTCGAGATCGGCGATCGAATGCAACTTGAGCCGACCGAGTACGACCAGAAATTCGATCGAGAGCGACTCGAGGACGCGCCGTTTTTCGTCGCGGTCCCGCGCTAG
- a CDS encoding transposase yields the protein MVSTLEAKQTSRAAFSLLRSHVGFQLGSSASVTDEELIELLVQSGLDNEFVNTTAKRRQLDQPTVTEIDPERPAPLAKALLYHLRTIELDAVDQQFDRVQQELFEQAAVARLFTTKVDVAIDIHDWLFYGDEDTDYVLTTKRSKGTNLAFRFATICVVVHGLRFCLDWRVLPANDWRSKRQVVRSLLETVRDQVTISQVFLDRGFYQAGVIDILNALDVTYLVRAPSHAGPDDRIEDDAVVDPTYEVRQRYSPYLTAPTTFVAVPADDDEDDVFRFVTNAEVSAETASAYALAFRRRWGIETSYRKLTEFLPKTSSPTFSVRLFYFSVASTLYNLWVLANLFIHPSAPFPERPPLPTAIFRKVIEIDVFDYG from the coding sequence ATGGTCAGTACGCTGGAAGCAAAACAAACATCACGAGCAGCATTTTCCCTTCTTCGGTCACATGTTGGTTTTCAACTTGGATCAAGTGCGTCAGTTACGGACGAGGAGTTGATAGAACTCCTCGTCCAGAGTGGATTGGACAACGAGTTCGTGAATACGACCGCCAAGCGTCGTCAACTCGACCAGCCGACAGTAACCGAGATTGATCCGGAACGACCGGCTCCACTTGCGAAGGCATTGTTGTATCACCTCCGGACGATTGAGCTGGACGCGGTCGACCAGCAGTTCGACCGCGTCCAGCAGGAACTCTTCGAGCAAGCAGCAGTCGCTCGCCTCTTTACAACTAAGGTCGACGTTGCCATCGATATCCACGACTGGCTCTTCTATGGCGATGAGGATACTGACTACGTGCTCACGACCAAGCGTTCCAAAGGAACGAATCTCGCCTTTCGGTTTGCGACGATTTGCGTCGTTGTACACGGGCTCCGGTTCTGTCTTGATTGGCGTGTGTTGCCCGCGAACGACTGGCGCAGCAAGCGCCAAGTCGTTCGCTCGCTTCTTGAGACCGTTCGTGATCAAGTCACGATCTCTCAGGTCTTTCTTGATCGTGGCTTCTACCAAGCCGGCGTCATCGACATACTCAACGCTCTTGATGTGACGTATCTTGTCCGTGCGCCGAGTCACGCGGGCCCCGACGACCGCATCGAGGATGATGCGGTCGTCGATCCTACCTACGAAGTTCGCCAACGGTATTCGCCGTATTTGACAGCGCCGACCACGTTTGTGGCTGTTCCGGCTGATGACGACGAGGACGACGTGTTCAGATTTGTCACAAACGCGGAGGTCAGTGCCGAAACGGCCAGCGCCTATGCGCTGGCGTTTCGGCGTCGGTGGGGCATCGAGACATCCTATCGGAAACTCACCGAGTTCCTCCCGAAAACGTCTTCACCGACGTTTTCCGTTCGGTTGTTCTATTTCTCGGTTGCATCGACCCTCTACAATCTGTGGGTGCTTGCGAATCTGTTCATCCACCCATCGGCTCCATTTCCGGAGCGACCACCGCTTCCAACAGCGATCTTTCGGAAGGTGATTGAGATCGATGTGTTTGATTACGGGTGA
- a CDS encoding MFS transporter, with translation MGLNTNDRSIAGFTMAGHSLVHWFETSIPIFLVVWLAEFDVSVALLGIIVALGYAPFGLGALPGGILADRYGPKRLILLCLSGMSASFVILAFASIADSIYAIAVGLVLWGVAASIYHPAGLALISTGVDERGTVFAWHGIAGNVGIALGPFVAATLLIFLEWQYVAAILAVPGVLAALYGLQADFDPTAAVDDDVDAGPNDELTLADLVSNSRTLFASAFAVVFVIVTFEGLFYRGVLTYLPEILHGLPVMGDIAIGAGLEGIEPADYIYVGLLVVGMAGQYAGGKLTNRVAAERGLMAMFVILAALALVFVPITSLGLLPLLALCGVIGFFLFAIQPFYQEAVAVHTPADTRGLSYGYTYLGEFGFGSASIALGGFVLGSFQLMAFFAMLSVFALIGAALSFGLYVRINGGYTAADDVSA, from the coding sequence ATGGGACTCAATACGAACGACCGGTCGATTGCTGGATTTACTATGGCGGGACACTCGCTTGTCCACTGGTTCGAGACCTCGATTCCGATCTTTCTCGTCGTCTGGCTCGCGGAATTCGATGTCTCCGTTGCACTGCTTGGAATCATCGTCGCACTCGGATACGCCCCATTCGGTCTCGGTGCGCTCCCCGGCGGTATCCTCGCCGATCGATACGGGCCGAAACGACTGATACTGCTCTGTTTGTCCGGCATGAGCGCCTCGTTCGTTATCCTGGCGTTTGCGTCGATTGCGGACTCCATTTATGCTATCGCAGTCGGGCTCGTCCTCTGGGGCGTCGCTGCCAGTATCTACCACCCCGCCGGACTCGCGCTCATCAGCACCGGCGTCGACGAACGCGGAACCGTCTTCGCCTGGCACGGCATCGCCGGCAACGTCGGCATCGCGCTCGGCCCGTTCGTCGCTGCCACGCTGTTGATCTTCCTCGAGTGGCAGTACGTCGCCGCGATACTCGCCGTTCCGGGCGTACTCGCCGCGCTGTACGGCTTGCAGGCTGACTTCGACCCGACCGCAGCGGTCGACGACGACGTCGACGCGGGCCCGAACGACGAGCTGACACTCGCCGATCTCGTCTCGAACTCCCGAACACTCTTTGCGAGCGCGTTCGCTGTCGTCTTCGTCATCGTCACCTTCGAAGGGCTGTTCTACCGCGGCGTGCTCACGTACCTCCCCGAGATCCTCCACGGGCTGCCCGTCATGGGTGATATCGCCATCGGTGCCGGCCTCGAGGGGATCGAACCGGCGGACTACATCTACGTCGGCTTGCTCGTGGTCGGCATGGCCGGACAGTACGCCGGCGGGAAGCTCACCAACCGCGTCGCCGCCGAACGAGGACTGATGGCGATGTTCGTCATCCTCGCGGCGCTCGCGCTGGTGTTCGTTCCAATCACATCGCTGGGACTGCTTCCGCTGCTTGCACTCTGTGGCGTGATCGGCTTTTTCCTCTTTGCCATCCAGCCGTTCTATCAAGAGGCCGTCGCCGTCCACACGCCGGCCGACACCCGCGGACTCTCCTACGGCTACACGTACCTCGGTGAGTTCGGCTTCGGCTCGGCGAGTATCGCCCTCGGTGGCTTCGTGCTCGGCTCGTTCCAGCTGATGGCCTTCTTCGCGATGCTCTCCGTGTTCGCGTTGATCGGTGCGGCGCTCTCGTTCGGACTGTACGTTCGAATCAACGGCGGCTATACGGCCGCTGACGACGTAAGCGCCTGA
- a CDS encoding thiolase domain-containing protein, which translates to MRDAYLIGAGQSPYGAFPDESYRSLFRTAFEAAVESVPNGLETDDVDEAFVGTLGVGGRQLGLPGPAVTEHVGLDGVPCTRVENACAASGFAVRQAVQAVKSGMADVVLAGGFEIMTDTSSDATKYWLGVSGETEWERLSGTTFSGVYAQMASAHMDAYGTTREQLSHVAVKNHANGAKNPHAQLGFECSLEDAQSAPVVADPLNLYHCCPTSDGAACALIVSEDVVDDYTDEPIRVAGVGAGSDTVGLFQRDSYTGVPASQRAAEAAYEMAEIEPGAVDFAEVHDCFAIAELLAYEDLGFCEKGDAGEFVESGATRLEGELPVNTSGGLKSKGHPIGATGAGQVVEAFKQLSGTAGDRQLENPTRGLTHNVGGSGGAAVVHVFEKETEVNA; encoded by the coding sequence ATGCGAGATGCATATCTGATCGGAGCCGGGCAGTCACCGTACGGTGCCTTCCCGGACGAGAGCTACCGGTCGCTGTTCCGGACGGCGTTCGAGGCCGCCGTCGAGAGCGTCCCGAACGGCCTCGAGACCGATGACGTCGACGAGGCGTTCGTCGGCACCCTTGGTGTCGGGGGCCGCCAGCTCGGGCTGCCGGGGCCGGCCGTCACCGAACACGTTGGACTCGACGGCGTCCCGTGTACGCGGGTCGAAAACGCCTGTGCGGCGAGCGGGTTCGCCGTGCGACAGGCCGTCCAAGCCGTCAAATCGGGAATGGCGGACGTCGTCCTCGCGGGCGGGTTCGAGATCATGACTGACACGAGTTCGGACGCGACGAAGTACTGGCTCGGCGTCTCCGGCGAGACCGAGTGGGAACGGCTCTCGGGCACGACGTTTTCTGGCGTCTACGCTCAGATGGCCAGCGCCCACATGGACGCCTACGGGACGACGCGAGAACAGCTCTCTCACGTCGCGGTCAAGAACCACGCGAACGGCGCGAAAAACCCCCACGCCCAGCTGGGGTTCGAGTGCTCGCTCGAGGACGCCCAGTCGGCCCCGGTCGTCGCGGACCCGCTGAATCTCTATCACTGCTGTCCGACCTCCGACGGCGCGGCCTGTGCATTGATCGTGAGCGAGGACGTCGTCGACGACTATACCGACGAGCCGATTCGGGTTGCCGGCGTCGGCGCGGGCAGCGACACCGTCGGGCTCTTTCAGCGCGACTCGTATACGGGTGTCCCCGCGAGCCAGCGGGCGGCCGAGGCGGCCTACGAGATGGCAGAAATCGAGCCGGGCGCAGTAGATTTCGCGGAGGTCCACGACTGCTTCGCCATCGCCGAGTTGCTCGCCTACGAGGATCTCGGCTTCTGCGAAAAGGGCGACGCTGGCGAGTTCGTCGAGTCGGGTGCGACGAGACTCGAGGGTGAACTCCCGGTCAACACCTCCGGCGGCCTCAAGTCCAAGGGCCACCCGATCGGCGCGACGGGTGCCGGTCAGGTCGTCGAGGCGTTCAAACAGCTCTCGGGGACCGCGGGCGACCGACAGCTCGAGAATCCGACGCGGGGACTGACACACAACGTCGGCGGCAGCGGCGGTGCGGCCGTCGTCCACGTCTTCGAGAAGGAGACGGAGGTGAACGCATGA
- a CDS encoding CoA-acylating methylmalonate-semialdehyde dehydrogenase → MVEVAPPDGDTEVKNYVNGTWKTADGSEHNTLTNPATGDALGSVTFSSEADVDAAVSAGETAFEGWSSLPVEERIQPLFRLKTLLEDHQDELAELLVQDHGKTLAEARGELRRGIENVEVACGIPSMMQSGSLLNAAPEIDESAVRKPLGVFAAITPFNFPGMIPLWFLPYAVATGNSFILKPSEQNPLVANRLFELIDEAGFPDGVVQLVHGGVDTVNALIDHDGVAGISFVGSTPVAKLIYERAAANGKRVQAQGGAKNHIIVTETADLEFAAEKTISSACACAGERCLANDIVLVEESVYDEFADLVVERAESQVVGNGLEDGTDIGALISAEHEQRVREYIDTGIEEGATVLLDGRDVAVEGHENGNFLAPTVFGDVTQEMTISQEEIFGPVLGLSPVDSVDDAIERMNASRFGNAASLFTGRGADARKFRHEGEIGNLGVNVGTSAPMAFFHFGGWKDSFFGDLHAQGEDMIHFYTDKAIYIERWPDA, encoded by the coding sequence AACCCTGCAACGGGCGATGCGCTCGGATCAGTCACGTTTAGCTCGGAAGCCGACGTCGACGCCGCTGTGAGTGCCGGCGAAACCGCGTTCGAGGGGTGGTCGTCGCTCCCGGTCGAAGAACGGATTCAGCCGCTGTTCAGACTCAAAACACTCCTCGAGGACCATCAGGACGAACTCGCCGAACTGCTCGTTCAGGATCACGGGAAGACTCTCGCGGAGGCCCGCGGGGAACTTCGACGCGGGATCGAGAACGTCGAGGTCGCGTGTGGTATCCCGTCGATGATGCAGTCGGGGTCGCTTTTGAACGCCGCGCCGGAGATCGACGAGAGCGCGGTTCGGAAACCGCTCGGCGTCTTCGCGGCGATCACGCCGTTTAACTTCCCGGGCATGATCCCACTGTGGTTCCTGCCGTACGCAGTCGCCACCGGGAACAGCTTCATCTTGAAACCGAGCGAACAGAACCCGCTGGTCGCCAACCGCCTGTTCGAACTCATCGACGAGGCGGGCTTTCCCGACGGCGTCGTCCAGTTAGTCCACGGTGGCGTCGACACGGTCAACGCGTTGATCGACCACGACGGCGTTGCAGGGATTTCCTTCGTCGGCTCGACGCCGGTCGCGAAACTCATCTACGAACGTGCCGCCGCGAATGGCAAGCGCGTGCAGGCTCAGGGCGGGGCGAAAAACCACATCATCGTCACCGAAACCGCAGACCTCGAGTTCGCTGCCGAAAAGACGATCTCGTCGGCGTGTGCCTGTGCCGGCGAGCGGTGTCTCGCGAACGACATCGTTCTCGTCGAGGAGTCCGTCTACGACGAGTTCGCCGACCTCGTCGTCGAGCGCGCCGAGAGTCAGGTCGTCGGTAACGGCCTCGAAGACGGAACCGATATCGGCGCGCTGATCAGTGCCGAACACGAACAGCGCGTCCGCGAGTACATCGACACCGGCATCGAGGAGGGTGCGACAGTTCTCCTCGACGGTCGTGATGTCGCCGTCGAGGGACACGAGAACGGCAACTTCCTCGCGCCGACGGTGTTCGGTGACGTCACACAGGAGATGACGATCTCCCAGGAGGAGATCTTCGGCCCCGTGCTGGGCCTCTCGCCGGTCGATTCGGTAGACGATGCGATCGAGCGCATGAATGCGAGTCGATTTGGGAACGCAGCGAGTCTGTTCACGGGGCGTGGTGCGGACGCCCGCAAGTTCCGCCACGAAGGCGAAATCGGGAACCTCGGCGTCAACGTCGGCACGTCGGCTCCGATGGCGTTCTTCCACTTCGGTGGGTGGAAAGACTCGTTCTTCGGCGACCTCCACGCTCAGGGTGAAGACATGATCCACTTCTACACCGACAAGGCCATCTACATCGAACGCTGGCCCGACGCCTGA
- a CDS encoding VOC family protein translates to MDVLHTAVWIDDIDATTDFYCDGLGLEHTRDFVGDDGATNYYVRGESETEIQFKYDDTDRDLEPSGIAHVAIAVEDIDDTLETLVDEHGSEIVGEPTEIERSNIRIAFATDPSGYIVELVEDLSDDTDQSH, encoded by the coding sequence ATGGACGTCTTGCACACCGCAGTGTGGATCGACGACATCGACGCGACGACCGACTTTTACTGTGACGGCCTCGGCCTCGAGCACACCCGCGATTTCGTCGGGGATGACGGGGCGACGAACTACTACGTGCGTGGCGAAAGCGAGACCGAGATCCAGTTCAAGTACGATGATACCGACCGCGATCTCGAGCCGTCCGGGATCGCCCACGTCGCGATCGCCGTTGAGGACATCGATGATACCCTCGAAACGCTCGTTGACGAGCATGGAAGCGAAATCGTGGGTGAGCCAACCGAAATCGAGCGCTCGAACATTCGAATCGCGTTCGCGACCGATCCATCGGGATACATCGTCGAACTCGTCGAAGACCTGTCCGACGACACGGATCAGAGCCACTGA
- a CDS encoding MFS transporter, whose translation MNWSYRNTVLVLCTLAFFVTVTARLVISPVVPDIETSFSVSTGAVGLALSGMWAAYALSQFPSGVLGDRYGERRIILVAIGGTAVASALLALSPTYAFFLLFTVVLGLTAGLHYSVATTLLTRQFDRTGYAIGVHVTGAPIAGFLAPPIAAFVGSRYSWRAAILLGTITAIPVVIVFYARVRPTEPRVPDERVRDRIDITLLSQLLARPPVVYTMVLSALGAFTWQATASFLPAYLEQGYGLSRTVAGLLFSMYFLTNGLVQPLIGRFSDRISRDAAASITMAAGIVGFGLLVVGDGLMIAVAGVACVGVAMAWGAPLQSRFMDILAPSEQGIGFGLVRTVYMTIGALGSVVVGATADGFGWAVAFAVLSAIMAVALTAIVLNRVLSLEY comes from the coding sequence GTGAACTGGTCGTATCGAAATACGGTCTTGGTGCTGTGTACGTTGGCGTTTTTCGTGACGGTCACTGCACGACTGGTCATCAGCCCGGTCGTCCCCGACATCGAGACCTCGTTTTCCGTCAGCACCGGCGCGGTCGGACTTGCGCTGTCGGGCATGTGGGCCGCCTACGCCCTCTCGCAGTTTCCAAGCGGCGTCCTCGGGGACCGGTACGGCGAGCGACGGATTATTCTCGTCGCGATCGGCGGCACCGCCGTTGCCAGCGCGCTGCTGGCGCTCTCGCCGACGTACGCGTTCTTCCTGCTCTTTACCGTCGTCCTCGGGCTAACCGCCGGCCTCCATTACAGCGTCGCGACGACGCTGCTGACCCGCCAGTTCGACCGAACGGGCTACGCCATCGGCGTCCACGTCACGGGTGCGCCGATCGCTGGCTTTCTCGCACCCCCCATCGCCGCGTTCGTTGGGTCACGCTATAGCTGGCGGGCGGCGATCCTCCTCGGAACGATCACGGCGATCCCGGTCGTCATCGTCTTCTACGCTCGAGTCCGACCGACCGAACCACGCGTTCCCGACGAACGGGTCCGCGATCGGATCGATATCACACTGCTCTCGCAGCTGCTGGCGCGCCCGCCAGTCGTCTACACGATGGTGCTCTCGGCATTGGGTGCGTTCACATGGCAGGCGACGGCCTCGTTTCTCCCCGCCTACCTCGAGCAAGGCTATGGACTGTCGAGAACCGTCGCCGGGCTCTTGTTCTCGATGTACTTTCTGACCAACGGCCTCGTCCAGCCGCTGATCGGCCGGTTCTCCGATCGGATCTCGAGAGACGCCGCCGCCTCGATCACGATGGCGGCCGGCATCGTCGGCTTCGGCCTCCTCGTCGTCGGCGACGGGCTGATGATTGCCGTCGCGGGCGTCGCTTGTGTCGGCGTTGCGATGGCGTGGGGTGCGCCGCTGCAGTCGCGGTTCATGGATATCCTGGCCCCATCCGAACAGGGCATCGGCTTCGGGTTGGTCCGAACCGTCTACATGACGATCGGCGCTCTCGGAAGCGTCGTCGTCGGCGCAACCGCGGACGGCTTCGGCTGGGCCGTCGCGTTCGCGGTGCTGTCCGCGATCATGGCCGTCGCCCTGACCGCGATCGTACTGAACCGAGTCCTCTCACTCGAGTACTGA
- a CDS encoding VOC family protein, whose amino-acid sequence MTATGFTHVTVYGDDIDELTAFYTDVFGLERIQAPNLGNPVVWLRCGDRQLHLVSRETEPPTYHHFALAVDDFEAVFDAARERDCFDEALAPEDGYPLYQLPDDAVQLYLRDPAGNLVEVDWPDVATLEDRIKTHVIDRSDAHPQSAAQAEARLFLDSSLIDDSISNP is encoded by the coding sequence ATGACTGCGACCGGATTTACGCACGTAACCGTCTACGGCGACGACATCGACGAACTGACCGCGTTCTACACTGACGTGTTCGGGTTAGAACGGATTCAGGCACCTAACCTCGGCAATCCCGTGGTATGGTTGCGCTGTGGCGACCGACAGCTCCACCTCGTCAGCCGAGAGACGGAGCCGCCGACGTACCATCACTTCGCGCTCGCCGTCGACGATTTCGAGGCGGTGTTCGACGCCGCCAGAGAACGGGACTGCTTCGACGAGGCGCTCGCCCCCGAGGACGGGTATCCGCTCTACCAGCTGCCGGACGACGCCGTCCAGCTCTATCTCCGTGATCCTGCAGGCAATCTGGTCGAAGTCGACTGGCCCGACGTCGCTACCCTCGAGGACCGCATCAAAACGCACGTCATCGATCGAAGCGACGCCCACCCGCAATCGGCGGCACAAGCGGAGGCACGGCTCTTTCTCGATTCATCGTTGATCGACGACAGCATCAGTAATCCCTGA
- a CDS encoding SDR family oxidoreductase, producing MDAETTLHGKTALVTGASSGIGLETAHALAHEGTDVALLARREDRLRELATEIESEHDVEALAIPTDVTDKEAVADAVETTVDTFGGLDVVVNNAGTGTEVGVPIDEVDLEQYRTVMAVNMDGMFFTTQAAMPHLRETAGVIVFVGSFAGKYPRSGSPVYAGSKWWTRGFAMSLAAEVGTDDIGVSIVNPSEVRTTFADEFRDADTVAENRFEPGEVTAPEDVADAIVFAASQQSPNAVTELDLYRRDKLEML from the coding sequence ATGGATGCTGAAACCACACTCCATGGCAAGACAGCGCTGGTAACCGGTGCCAGTTCGGGAATCGGCCTCGAGACAGCCCACGCACTCGCACACGAAGGCACGGATGTCGCACTTCTCGCGCGGCGCGAGGATCGACTTCGAGAGCTCGCCACAGAGATCGAATCGGAGCACGATGTCGAGGCGCTGGCGATTCCAACGGACGTGACTGACAAGGAGGCGGTCGCCGACGCCGTCGAGACGACCGTCGACACGTTCGGCGGTCTCGACGTGGTCGTGAACAACGCCGGCACCGGCACCGAGGTCGGCGTCCCGATCGACGAGGTCGATCTCGAGCAGTACCGAACGGTGATGGCCGTCAACATGGATGGGATGTTCTTTACGACGCAAGCGGCGATGCCACACCTTCGGGAGACGGCGGGCGTGATCGTTTTCGTCGGGAGCTTCGCCGGAAAGTACCCACGTTCTGGCAGCCCCGTGTATGCGGGATCGAAGTGGTGGACACGAGGGTTTGCGATGAGTCTCGCAGCCGAGGTCGGAACGGACGATATCGGCGTCTCGATCGTGAACCCGTCGGAGGTCAGAACGACGTTCGCCGACGAGTTCCGGGACGCGGACACCGTCGCCGAAAATCGGTTCGAGCCCGGCGAGGTGACCGCACCCGAGGACGTCGCCGACGCGATCGTCTTCGCCGCCAGCCAACAGTCACCAAACGCGGTAACCGAACTGGACCTCTACCGGCGGGATAAACTCGAGATGCTCTGA
- a CDS encoding redoxin domain-containing protein produces the protein MSTDSGAGDEDAAITLYRLHGCPYCERIVRRLERYGIPYRSRFVAGEHSRRDAVAREAGTRSVPVVVDHERGVTMPESSRILEYLERTYGDGGPTERSDSDGMELIEFPPAEHPTVGETAPEFTRPLVSAAYWEDTSLSTLVEREGPVLLVFYPLNWGGKSVYWWGEIRDRSWHEDLTVVGVGIGQPFDHQRFIERHGLENALYSDPGNGVAERYGVVHDLDGMTGVSEPRPATFLIGPERTIDHVWIADEWPPSPPYDEIESNWK, from the coding sequence ATGTCCACTGACAGCGGTGCTGGCGACGAGGACGCGGCGATAACACTGTATCGGCTTCACGGCTGTCCCTACTGCGAACGGATCGTTCGCCGACTCGAGCGATACGGAATTCCGTACCGCTCACGGTTCGTCGCGGGCGAACACAGCCGCCGAGACGCCGTCGCTCGTGAGGCGGGCACGCGGTCGGTTCCCGTCGTCGTCGATCACGAGCGTGGGGTGACGATGCCCGAAAGTAGCCGCATCCTCGAGTACCTCGAGCGAACGTACGGTGACGGCGGTCCGACTGAGCGGTCGGATTCGGACGGGATGGAACTGATCGAGTTTCCGCCCGCGGAGCATCCGACGGTGGGAGAGACGGCCCCGGAGTTTACCCGCCCGCTTGTGTCCGCGGCGTACTGGGAGGATACGTCGTTGTCTACGCTGGTCGAACGCGAGGGGCCAGTATTGCTCGTGTTTTACCCGCTGAACTGGGGCGGGAAATCGGTGTACTGGTGGGGAGAGATCCGCGACCGCAGCTGGCACGAGGACCTGACGGTCGTCGGCGTTGGCATCGGGCAGCCGTTCGATCACCAGCGATTCATCGAACGGCACGGCCTCGAGAACGCGCTGTATTCAGATCCGGGAAACGGCGTTGCCGAACGCTACGGTGTCGTTCACGATCTCGATGGGATGACGGGTGTGTCGGAACCGCGTCCGGCGACGTTCCTGATCGGGCCCGAACGAACCATCGATCATGTCTGGATCGCAGACGAGTGGCCACCATCGCCGCCGTACGACGAAATCGAATCGAACTGGAAATAA